From Drosophila subpulchrella strain 33 F10 #4 breed RU33 unplaced genomic scaffold, RU_Dsub_v1.1 Primary Assembly Seq354, whole genome shotgun sequence, the proteins below share one genomic window:
- the LOC119560853 gene encoding uncharacterized protein LOC119560853, with product MDVEDLRMNQQQLLVEISALLQSTAEPSDNNALLLNQELQRRLLQVRAKVLAMLQVVRERFARNEEILVRRLRPRSKFASDSLHLNLSGAILRKGTFRFKGNMFFRDVDGRSCPNNEDYEERCHTEMFPTDFDMHSRHVWTLLDKKNVIMGIKQQLLDHSTHKTNAIPSGSLKRKPTERHLNTLVSLLATTDSSFRIDWNQISTLDLEYRHSPYSCEAMWRVYLNPELRRDDWTPDEDETLLTVASANRMQNWEQIASSLDRRSDYQCFVRFHTALRHLLEPKSNPRWSDEDNDRLREVAERNTANGVINWRKVMEYFPEKSKSTLIGRYYYVLHPSISHEAFSTKEDMMLFAAVEEYNGKFHCFPRSLFPNRSLTQLRTRYHNVLAQRNKTDSWSVQDDTRLMSFVTQHGASQWLNCATFLGNHSRTSCRTRFLVIKKFLEQNPNAKVEDLPRRRSKKVPVVTSDNWAQRLQEWQEDPESLVTAEQIKGSRVRKPISKKPRIDRNAETTTKLSKVDIELGEFFKYSYNLPLTISTIFPLPKDAHNLAYVVRALKYKPPIRPSLLQNISMPIELLKCYNIMMRNLPDDKCDSKSALLAPNWSTMMGFRAMCILSGDCRKQGKKDPVFDYKESAPPIQLFRQRLRTLFYRTTLLSRLESQLFSDLPAALVSLPRPTQDYAKLGINVLLNDPEPEPKKNLKSEPLSEDEMMNLNTVKQEVEMEYIVP from the exons ATGGATGTGGAGGATCTCCGGATGAACCAGCAGCAGCTGCTGGTCGAGATCTCAGCCCTGCTCCAGAGCACCGCGGAACCGAGTGACAACAACGCACTGCTGCTGAATCAGGAACTCCAAAGACGCCTCCTACAAGTCCGGGCCAAAGTTCTGGCCATGCTGCAAGTAGTTCGGGAACGCTTCGCCAGGAACGAGGAAATTCTGGTGCGCCGATTGAGGCCACGTTCCAAGTTTGCATCGGATTCCCTCCACCTTAACCTGAGTGGAGCGATCCTGCGGAAGGGCACGTTCCGCTTTAAAGGCAACATGTTCTTTCGGGACGTCGACGGCCGTAGCTGTCCAAACAACGAAGACTATGAGGAACGTTGCCACACGGAGATGTTTCCCACCGACTTCGACATGCACTCCCGCCACGTATGGACACTGCTGGACAAGAAGAACGTGATCATGGGGATAAAACAACAG TTACTTGACCACAGCACCCACAAGACGAACGCAATTCCTAGCGGCAGCCTAAAGCGGAAGCCAACCGAGCGACACCTAAACACGCTGGTCAGTTTGCTGGCCACGACGGATAGCAGCTTCAGGATCGACTGGAACCAGATTAGTACGCTGGACCTGGAGTATCGGCACTCTCCGTATAGCTGTGAGGCCATGTGGCGGGTCTACCTGAACCCAGAACTTAGACGCGACGATTGGACGCCGGACGAGGATGAGACTCTACTGACAGTGGCGTCTGCTAACCGGATGCAGAACTGGGAGCAGATAGCCTCGTCGCTGGACCGGCGTTCCGACTACCAGTGCTTCGTCCGCTTTCACACCGCCCTGCGTCATCTGCTGGAACCAAAGTCAAACCCCCGCTGGAGCGACGAGGACAACGATAGGCTCCGAGAGGTGGCTGAGAGGAATACGGCGAACGGCGTAATTAACTGGAGAAAGGTAATGGAATACTTTCCAGAAAAGTCTAAGTCAACGCTGATTGGCCGTTACTACTACGTTCTACATCCCAGCATCAGTCACG AGGCCTTTAGTACCAAAGAGGACATGATGCTGTTCGCCGCCGTGGAGGAGTACAATGGCAAGTTCCACTGCTTTCCGCGGTCTCTCTTCCCAAATCGATCCTTGACCCAGCTGCGGACCCGCTATCACAATGTTTTGGCACAGCGCAACAAGACCGACTCCTGGTCGGTGCAGGACGACACCCGATTGATGAGCTTCGTTACCCAGCACGGTGCCTCTCAGTGGCTAAACTGCGCTACGTTCTTGGGCAATCACTCGCGGACCAGCTGTCGAACGCGCTTCCTGGTCATCAAGAAATTCCTGGAACAGAATCCCAATGCCAAGGTAGAAGACTTGCCTCGCCGTCGATCCAAAAAGGTGCCTGTCGTCACTTCCGATAACTGGGCTCAGCGTCTGCAAGAGTGGCAAGAGGACCCGGAGTCGTTAGTCACAGCTGAACAGATCAAAGGGTCAAGAGTTCGGAAACCCATATCTAAAAAGCCAAGGATCGATCGAAATGCAGAAACTACGACCAAACTTTCGAAAGTCGACATAGAACTGGGCGAGTTCTTCAAGTACAGCTACAACTTGCCGCTGACGATTTCAACAATCTTCCCACTTCCCAAAGACGCCCATAATCTTGCTTATGTGGTCAGGGCTCTAAAATATAAGCCACCAATCCGTCCCTCCCTCCTTCAGAACATCTCCATGCCAATTGAACTGCTTAAGTGCTACAATATTATGATGAGGAACCTCCCCGATGATAAATGCGATTCAAAAAGTGCACTTCTAGCACCCAACTGGTCCACAATGATGGGGTTCCGAGCCATGTGCATTTTATCCGGTGATTGTCGTAAACAGGGGAAGAAAGACCCAGTTTTCGACTACAAAGAATCTGCGCCTCCCATTCAGCTTTTCCGTCAGCGGCTGCGAACTCTCTTCTACCGCACCACTCTTCTCAGTCGCCTGGAGTCACAGCTCTTTTCGGACTTACCCGCAGCCTTAGTGTCCCTTCCACGGCCCACACAAGATTATGCTAAGTTGGGTATCAATGTTCTTTTGAACGATCCCGAACCGGAACCAAAGAAGAATCTGAAATCAGAGCCGCTCAGCGAAGACGAGATGATGAATTTGAATACAGTGAAGCAGGAGGTGGAAATGGAATATATAGTTCCATAA